Proteins from one Embleya scabrispora genomic window:
- a CDS encoding oligosaccharide flippase family protein: MIQAGLRRSARPRVDPLLRNGHVLTVGSLLTSALGAGYWALATRWYGDATVGRTYAAVSAMMLLSGLGQLGLANVLVRFLPQPGADRRGLIRAAYAAAFGATLVAVLGFLALIPLCAPGLGFLREPAAGCCFAATTVAYALFALQDGALTGLRRPGLVVGKNSGFAIAKLVLVAVLAALLPTLGILMSWTLALVSTLLVVDTRLFARLPPAREPARTAGVTPGLDPRVTSGPAAGDHRHPPTRHPTPHPGPRFRPGPGLVRYAGADYLGTLCWLAATTVPPIIVLERVGARESAYFSLAWVVANTLYLVGLNMGASLLVEAAAGTAGLAAGCRRVLRHTGALLLLAIGALVLGAPLVLRVFGPGYARNGAGLLQLLALSALPHLVVATAISACRVLRRMRVVVAIQAGLAATVLTLTVVLLPVLGLLGAGIAWLGAQTATALVLLAARRIWLPTVSGRPA, encoded by the coding sequence GTGATCCAGGCCGGGCTGCGCCGGTCGGCCCGACCCCGGGTGGACCCGCTGCTGCGCAACGGGCATGTGCTGACCGTGGGTTCGCTGCTGACCTCGGCGTTGGGCGCGGGCTACTGGGCGCTCGCGACCCGCTGGTACGGGGACGCGACGGTGGGGCGCACCTACGCGGCGGTGTCCGCGATGATGCTGCTCTCCGGCCTGGGCCAACTCGGTCTGGCCAACGTGCTCGTGCGCTTTCTGCCGCAACCGGGCGCGGACCGGCGCGGGCTGATCCGCGCCGCGTACGCCGCCGCGTTCGGCGCGACCCTGGTGGCCGTTCTCGGCTTCCTCGCGCTGATCCCGCTGTGCGCGCCGGGCCTGGGATTCCTGCGCGAACCGGCGGCCGGCTGCTGCTTCGCGGCGACCACCGTCGCCTACGCGCTGTTCGCGCTCCAGGACGGCGCGCTCACCGGCCTGCGCCGACCCGGCCTGGTGGTGGGCAAGAACAGCGGCTTCGCGATCGCCAAACTGGTCCTGGTCGCCGTGTTGGCCGCGCTGTTGCCCACGCTCGGCATCCTGATGTCCTGGACGCTGGCCCTGGTGTCGACCCTGCTGGTGGTCGACACCCGGCTGTTCGCGCGACTGCCGCCCGCCCGGGAGCCCGCGCGGACGGCGGGCGTCACCCCGGGCCTCGACCCGCGCGTCACCTCCGGTCCGGCCGCGGGCGACCACCGGCATCCGCCGACCCGGCACCCAACCCCCCACCCCGGCCCGCGATTTCGGCCCGGGCCCGGGCTGGTGCGGTACGCCGGGGCGGACTACCTCGGCACGCTGTGCTGGCTCGCCGCGACCACCGTGCCGCCGATCATCGTGCTCGAACGTGTCGGCGCCCGGGAGAGCGCCTACTTCTCGCTGGCCTGGGTGGTGGCGAACACGCTCTACCTGGTCGGGCTCAACATGGGGGCGTCGCTGCTCGTCGAGGCCGCCGCCGGCACCGCCGGGCTCGCGGCCGGCTGCCGAAGAGTGCTGCGCCACACCGGGGCGCTGCTCCTGCTCGCGATCGGCGCCCTCGTCCTCGGCGCGCCGCTGGTGCTGCGCGTGTTCGGACCCGGCTACGCCCGCAACGGCGCCGGGCTGCTGCAACTGCTCGCCCTGTCCGCGCTGCCGCACCTGGTGGTCGCGACCGCGATCAGCGCCTGCCGGGTGTTGCGCCGGATGCGTGTCGTGGTCGCCATCCAGGCCGGCCTCGCGGCGACCGTACTGACCCTGACCGTCGTCCTGTTGCCCGTGCTCGGCCTGCTCGGCGCCGGCATCGCCTGGCTCGGCGCCCAGACCGCGACCGCCCTCGTGCTGCTCGCGGCCCGCCGGATCTGGCTCCCCACCGTTTCCGGGAGGCCCGCATGA
- a CDS encoding DUF5685 family protein, which produces MFGIIRPCRHRLSEKLQSEWMAHLCGMCLALRDDHGQAARVATNYDGLIISVLVEAQSARPTADGRRKAGPCPLRAMRRAEVAMGEGARLAGAVSLVLASAKMRDHIDDGDGVYRRRAVAGGARRVAERWARQGAGTALDVGFDTAVMVEAVDRQVEVEALAGPGVSVLVVTEPTETATGAAFAHTAVLAERPDNAESLAEAGRLFGRLAHLLDAVEDIHADRAAGAWNPLLATGTGPDEAYRLCRDAATGIRLALAEVEFVTGALAHRLLVHEVDEAIDRSFRHAGFPVEKPSCSVGGKHGGGCAKHGERAEPRLAARPDGSWPNQPPNQTPTQPPPGSPYDPNSPWGPPGGPTPPPPPPGGHNVFVACAIWAGLCCTCQWCCRETFEDPCTGQQRQGCCHKCDCGDCCEGCDCCSNCCECCECCSCDCGC; this is translated from the coding sequence TTGTTCGGGATCATCCGGCCGTGCCGGCATCGACTGTCGGAGAAGTTGCAGAGCGAGTGGATGGCGCACCTGTGCGGCATGTGCCTGGCGCTGCGGGACGACCACGGGCAGGCTGCGCGCGTCGCCACCAACTACGACGGGTTGATCATCTCGGTCCTGGTCGAGGCGCAGTCCGCCCGGCCGACCGCGGACGGACGACGCAAGGCCGGCCCCTGTCCGCTGCGCGCGATGCGCCGGGCCGAGGTGGCGATGGGCGAGGGTGCGCGGCTCGCGGGCGCGGTGTCCCTGGTGCTCGCGTCGGCGAAGATGCGCGACCACATCGACGACGGCGACGGGGTGTACCGGCGGCGCGCGGTCGCGGGCGGCGCGCGCCGGGTCGCCGAGCGCTGGGCCCGGCAGGGTGCGGGCACCGCGCTCGACGTGGGCTTCGATACGGCGGTGATGGTCGAGGCGGTGGACCGGCAGGTCGAGGTCGAGGCGCTGGCCGGGCCGGGCGTGTCGGTGCTGGTGGTGACCGAGCCGACCGAGACGGCCACCGGCGCGGCGTTCGCGCACACGGCGGTGCTTGCCGAACGGCCGGACAACGCCGAGTCGTTGGCCGAGGCGGGCCGGTTGTTCGGCCGGCTCGCGCACCTGCTCGACGCGGTCGAGGACATCCACGCCGACCGGGCGGCGGGCGCGTGGAACCCGCTGTTGGCCACCGGGACCGGGCCGGACGAGGCGTACCGGTTGTGCCGCGACGCGGCGACCGGGATCCGATTGGCACTGGCCGAGGTCGAGTTCGTCACCGGCGCGCTCGCCCACCGACTGCTCGTGCACGAGGTCGACGAGGCGATCGACCGGTCGTTCCGGCACGCGGGCTTCCCCGTCGAGAAACCCTCCTGCTCGGTCGGCGGCAAACACGGCGGCGGCTGCGCCAAGCACGGCGAGCGGGCCGAACCCCGGCTCGCCGCACGCCCCGACGGGTCCTGGCCGAACCAGCCGCCCAACCAGACACCCACCCAGCCGCCGCCCGGCAGCCCGTACGACCCGAACAGCCCGTGGGGTCCGCCCGGCGGCCCCACCCCGCCCCCGCCGCCGCCCGGCGGACACAACGTGTTCGTCGCCTGTGCGATCTGGGCCGGGTTGTGCTGTACCTGCCAGTGGTGTTGCCGGGAGACCTTCGAGGATCCGTGCACCGGTCAACAGCGGCAGGGGTGTTGCCACAAGTGCGACTGCGGGGACTGCTGCGAGGGATGCGACTGCTGCAGCAACTGTTGTGAATGCTGCGAGTGTTGCTCGTGCGACTGCGGCTGCTGA
- a CDS encoding polysaccharide deacetylase family protein — MRSEAAVPVLLYHAVRDDPPPWIAPFTVTPAEFGRHLDRVSASGRVPIGLDRFTEALHGGRDLPRESVLITFDDGYADFARYALPQLVERDLPVTLYVTTDALWPTPNPVLPPAAMLSWRELRRIADAPGLTIGAHGCTHRELDTLPIESMHREIACSRQRLEAELERPVTSFAYPFGYNDAAVRAAVRHAGFRTAMAVRDAHSSREDDPWRISRLMVRADTGPDRLDAWLAGAGPRVAPFRDGLPTLGWRAWRRIRARRRGRPDPRHEHSDPVAGRAG; from the coding sequence ATGAGATCCGAGGCCGCGGTACCGGTCCTGCTCTACCACGCGGTACGGGACGACCCGCCGCCGTGGATCGCGCCGTTCACCGTCACTCCGGCCGAGTTCGGCCGACACCTGGACCGGGTGTCGGCGAGCGGGCGGGTGCCGATCGGCCTGGACCGGTTCACCGAGGCCCTGCACGGCGGTCGCGACCTGCCCCGGGAGAGCGTGCTGATCACCTTCGACGACGGCTACGCCGACTTCGCCCGGTACGCGCTGCCGCAACTGGTCGAACGCGACCTGCCCGTGACGCTCTACGTCACCACGGACGCGCTGTGGCCCACCCCGAATCCGGTACTGCCGCCGGCCGCCATGCTCAGCTGGCGCGAACTGCGCCGGATCGCCGACGCGCCGGGCCTGACCATCGGCGCGCACGGCTGCACGCACCGCGAACTCGACACCCTCCCGATCGAGTCGATGCACCGCGAGATCGCCTGTTCGCGGCAGCGCCTGGAGGCCGAACTGGAGCGCCCGGTCACCTCGTTCGCCTACCCCTTCGGCTACAACGACGCCGCCGTGCGGGCCGCGGTGCGGCACGCGGGCTTTCGTACCGCGATGGCGGTGCGCGACGCGCACAGCTCGCGCGAGGACGATCCGTGGCGGATCTCCCGGCTGATGGTGCGCGCGGACACCGGGCCGGACCGCCTGGACGCCTGGCTGGCCGGCGCCGGCCCCCGGGTCGCGCCGTTTCGGGACGGGCTGCCCACGCTGGGCTGGCGGGCCTGGCGCCGGATCAGGGCCCGTCGGCGCGGCCGGCCCGATCCCCGGCACGAGCACTCCGATCCGGTGGCCGGCCGGGCCGGTTGA
- a CDS encoding glycosyltransferase family 2 protein has product MTPHREPDPDPRPLIPRQRPAEPNAPLPGPRPPATPTPIAIPRPATPTAASPTAAEPRGEPPASPAESAGSCEPAEPAAVPPAPPPDLVHVRVLDLAADAEPRLSTPDGTPADCPAGAVLALVRHAGTPVGLLDLELPTPGPERLIACATARFGTPAAPDHAPGPPGPPAPRGTPRVSVIVATRERPELLAACLRTLLWQTYPDIELIVVDNAPTTDRTASVVRGGCAGLVRYVREPRPGLALAHNRGIAVATGELLAFTDDDVLADPGWIAALVAGFARAGRPACVTGLILPAELRTPAQVMLHHHGGFAKGFEPILYDPQAPPADPLFPFTAGRFGSGANMAFRADVLRAMGGFDPATGVGTPARGGDDLLAFFRTIVRGHRIGYEPGALIWHRHRADRAAVAAQVRGYGTGLGAYLTAAVLREPRTLGALARRTPDGIRYALARTRAPGRPDIPWPARLAALERRALAAGPLAYLRSRVRMHGVRTPWEQAESGR; this is encoded by the coding sequence TTGACGCCCCACCGAGAGCCCGATCCCGACCCGAGGCCGCTGATCCCGAGGCAGCGCCCGGCCGAACCGAACGCCCCGCTGCCCGGCCCGCGCCCACCGGCCACGCCGACCCCGATCGCCATCCCGCGCCCGGCCACGCCGACCGCCGCCTCGCCGACCGCGGCCGAGCCCAGGGGCGAACCGCCGGCGTCACCCGCCGAGTCCGCCGGATCCTGCGAGCCGGCCGAGCCCGCCGCCGTCCCACCCGCCCCGCCCCCCGACCTCGTGCACGTCCGGGTCCTCGACCTCGCCGCCGACGCCGAGCCGAGGCTGAGCACCCCCGACGGCACCCCGGCCGACTGCCCCGCCGGCGCCGTACTCGCCCTGGTCCGGCACGCCGGCACCCCCGTCGGCCTGCTCGACCTCGAACTGCCCACCCCCGGCCCGGAACGGCTGATCGCCTGCGCGACGGCCCGCTTCGGCACCCCCGCCGCGCCCGACCACGCCCCCGGACCGCCCGGGCCGCCCGCCCCGCGCGGCACGCCCCGGGTCAGCGTGATCGTGGCCACCCGCGAGCGGCCCGAACTGCTCGCCGCGTGCCTGCGCACCCTGTTGTGGCAGACGTATCCCGACATCGAACTGATCGTGGTGGACAACGCGCCCACCACCGACCGCACCGCGAGCGTGGTCCGCGGCGGTTGCGCCGGCCTGGTGCGCTACGTGCGCGAGCCGCGCCCCGGACTGGCCCTCGCGCACAACCGGGGCATCGCGGTGGCCACGGGCGAGTTGCTCGCGTTCACCGACGACGACGTCCTGGCCGACCCCGGCTGGATCGCGGCCCTGGTCGCCGGCTTCGCCCGCGCGGGCCGGCCCGCGTGCGTCACCGGCCTGATCCTGCCCGCCGAACTGCGCACCCCCGCGCAGGTGATGCTCCATCACCACGGAGGCTTCGCCAAGGGCTTCGAGCCGATCCTGTACGACCCCCAGGCGCCGCCCGCCGACCCGCTGTTCCCGTTCACCGCGGGCCGGTTCGGTTCGGGCGCCAACATGGCCTTCCGGGCCGACGTACTGCGCGCGATGGGCGGCTTCGACCCGGCCACCGGCGTCGGCACCCCCGCGCGCGGCGGCGACGACCTGCTCGCCTTCTTCCGCACCATCGTGCGCGGACACCGGATCGGCTACGAACCCGGCGCGCTGATCTGGCACCGGCACCGCGCCGATCGGGCCGCGGTGGCCGCCCAGGTGCGCGGGTACGGCACCGGCCTGGGCGCCTATCTGACCGCCGCCGTACTGCGCGAGCCGCGCACCCTCGGCGCACTCGCCAGACGCACCCCCGACGGAATCCGGTACGCGCTGGCCCGGACCCGCGCGCCCGGGCGGCCCGACATCCCCTGGCCCGCCCGGCTGGCCGCGCTGGAGCGCCGTGCGCTGGCCGCCGGTCCGCTCGCCTACCTGCGCTCGCGGGTGCGGATGCACGGCGTGCGCACGCCCTGGGAGCAGGCGGAGTCCGGCCGGTGA
- a CDS encoding glycoside hydrolase family 16 protein, which produces MRTGRAMRVRRRLAAVLPVVVPALLLAGCESAPPAGPRLLFADDFAGSALAAERWVTCYDWNVAGCTNAGNHEQQWYLPEQVRVRDGQAILTAARRPTTGSDGVAYPWVSGMLSTGRPSWSGRPRFTFTYGRVEAELRLPREPFSFPAFWLMPAAKRTPPELDVVELIGLDGLARATVHWTGPDGRPDAETHASPERDWSGAFHRFTLDWRPDRLTWSIDGERVFAVTDRAHVPHEPMEVLFTLAMGYPEPVPETVTGAEMRIRAVRVWER; this is translated from the coding sequence ATGAGGACGGGTCGAGCGATGCGGGTCCGCCGACGGCTCGCCGCGGTGTTGCCGGTGGTGGTGCCGGCGCTGCTGCTCGCGGGGTGCGAGTCGGCGCCGCCGGCGGGGCCGAGGCTGCTGTTCGCCGACGACTTCGCCGGGTCGGCGCTCGCCGCCGAGCGCTGGGTGACGTGCTACGACTGGAACGTGGCCGGCTGTACCAACGCGGGCAACCACGAGCAGCAGTGGTACCTGCCCGAGCAGGTCCGGGTGCGGGACGGGCAGGCGATCCTGACCGCGGCGCGCCGGCCCACCACCGGCTCGGACGGCGTGGCCTACCCGTGGGTCTCGGGCATGTTGTCCACCGGGCGGCCGAGTTGGTCGGGGCGGCCGAGATTCACCTTCACGTACGGTCGGGTCGAGGCCGAACTGCGGCTGCCTCGCGAGCCTTTCTCGTTCCCGGCCTTTTGGCTGATGCCCGCCGCCAAGCGCACCCCTCCGGAACTGGACGTGGTCGAACTGATCGGCCTGGACGGCCTGGCCCGGGCCACGGTGCACTGGACCGGGCCCGACGGCCGGCCGGACGCGGAGACGCACGCCTCTCCCGAACGCGACTGGTCCGGCGCGTTCCACCGGTTCACCCTCGACTGGCGGCCGGATCGGCTGACGTGGTCGATCGACGGCGAGCGGGTGTTCGCCGTGACCGACCGGGCACATGTCCCGCACGAGCCGATGGAGGTGCTGTTCACCCTCGCGATGGGCTACCCGGAGCCGGTCCCCGAGACGGTGACCGGCGCGGAGATGCGGATCCGGGCGGTGCGGGTCTGGGAGCGCTGA
- a CDS encoding ATP-grasp domain-containing protein, with translation MVVRGVELDRSVPALLFKVGRYPLHQGSVGAVRSLGRAGVPVHAVVEDAYTPTALSRHLSRRHVWPTTGLEDPRALVEQLLGIGRRLPARAVLVPTDDEAALLAAGAQDRLAECFLLPKIDPELPAGLAGKRGLYRRCLAHGVPAPATRFPADRGQLVAFAAELGFPVVVKNLAPWDRLRAPVVPGTTLVHDRRVLLALVGEPRGVLLQAYVPREAAQDWIVHLYAAPDGRCAPVFTGLKLRSWPPHAGVTTYARALANPGLARRSARLCRALGYRGPADLDWRLDLRDGRYKLVDFNPRVGAQFRMFETARGLDVVRALHLDLTGRPIPSGGQREGRRYVAEHLDLAAFVAYRGRCGAARPPGRAPGHGGVEAAWLALDDPLPAAVTAVRALALAVRRRRH, from the coding sequence ATGGTTGTCCGAGGAGTCGAGCTGGATCGTTCGGTGCCCGCGCTGCTGTTCAAGGTCGGCCGCTATCCGCTGCACCAGGGCTCGGTCGGCGCGGTGCGCTCGCTCGGGCGCGCGGGTGTGCCGGTGCACGCGGTGGTCGAGGACGCGTACACGCCCACCGCCCTGTCCCGGCACCTGAGTCGGCGGCACGTGTGGCCCACCACCGGCCTGGAGGACCCGCGGGCGCTGGTGGAGCAACTGCTCGGCATCGGCCGCCGACTGCCCGCCCGCGCGGTCCTGGTGCCCACCGACGACGAGGCGGCGCTGCTGGCCGCCGGCGCCCAGGACCGCCTCGCGGAGTGCTTCCTGCTGCCCAAGATCGACCCGGAACTGCCCGCCGGGCTGGCGGGCAAGCGCGGGCTCTACCGGCGCTGCCTGGCCCACGGGGTCCCCGCGCCGGCCACCCGCTTCCCCGCCGACCGTGGACAACTGGTCGCGTTCGCCGCCGAGTTGGGCTTTCCGGTGGTGGTGAAGAACCTCGCGCCGTGGGATCGGCTGCGGGCGCCGGTGGTGCCGGGCACCACGCTGGTCCACGACCGGCGCGTGCTGCTCGCGCTGGTCGGCGAGCCGCGCGGGGTGTTGTTGCAGGCATACGTGCCGCGCGAGGCGGCGCAGGACTGGATCGTGCACCTGTACGCCGCGCCGGACGGCCGGTGCGCGCCGGTGTTCACCGGTCTCAAGCTCCGCTCCTGGCCGCCGCACGCGGGGGTGACCACGTACGCCCGGGCGCTGGCCAACCCGGGGCTTGCCCGCCGTTCCGCCCGGCTGTGTCGGGCGCTCGGCTACCGGGGTCCGGCCGATCTGGACTGGCGGCTCGACCTGCGCGACGGACGCTACAAGCTGGTCGACTTCAATCCCCGGGTGGGCGCCCAGTTCCGCATGTTCGAGACCGCGCGGGGTCTCGACGTGGTGCGTGCGCTGCATCTGGACCTGACGGGGCGGCCGATCCCCTCGGGTGGCCAGCGCGAGGGTCGGCGCTACGTCGCCGAGCACCTGGATCTCGCCGCGTTCGTGGCCTACCGGGGGCGCTGCGGCGCGGCTCGGCCGCCCGGCCGCGCGCCGGGGCACGGCGGGGTGGAGGCGGCCTGGCTGGCGCTGGACGATCCGCTGCCGGCGGCGGTCACGGCCGTACGCGCGCTCGCCCTGGCCGTGCGCCGGCGGCGGCACTGA
- a CDS encoding glycosyltransferase family 2 protein, which yields MHDTTHATHAKRPLPRIAELPGGAPVRAGHAPADQVSRDRVTLVVPARNEARNLPWVLQQIPEGVDEVLLIDGDSTDATSLITRRYLPAARVIPQSGPGKGSALRTGFRHATGDIIVTIDADGSMSPHEIPHYVHFLGNGYDFVKGSRFVGGGGSLDLTALRSLGNHALMALVKRLYGYRLTDLCYGFCAFRRCFLEHLDLRSTGFEIEAEMIVRALRAGLRIAEVPSLELPRRSGRSHLNALRDGHRVLRTVLREHAGAARRPERAGEDA from the coding sequence ATGCACGACACGACGCACGCGACGCACGCGAAACGCCCATTGCCCCGGATTGCCGAACTGCCCGGCGGCGCGCCGGTACGAGCCGGGCACGCACCGGCCGACCAGGTGTCCCGGGACCGGGTCACCCTGGTCGTGCCGGCCCGCAACGAGGCCCGCAATCTGCCCTGGGTGCTCCAGCAGATACCCGAAGGCGTCGACGAGGTCCTGCTGATCGACGGGGACTCCACCGACGCCACCTCGCTGATCACCCGCCGCTACCTGCCGGCCGCCCGGGTCATCCCGCAGTCCGGCCCCGGCAAGGGCAGCGCCCTGCGCACCGGATTCCGGCACGCCACCGGCGACATCATCGTCACCATCGACGCCGACGGCAGCATGTCGCCGCACGAGATCCCGCACTACGTGCACTTCCTGGGCAACGGCTACGACTTCGTCAAGGGCTCCCGGTTCGTCGGCGGCGGCGGATCGCTGGACCTGACCGCGCTCCGCAGCCTCGGCAACCACGCGCTGATGGCCCTGGTCAAGCGGCTGTACGGATATCGGCTCACCGACCTGTGCTACGGGTTCTGTGCGTTCCGCCGGTGCTTCCTGGAACACCTGGACCTGCGTTCGACCGGCTTCGAGATCGAGGCCGAGATGATCGTCCGGGCCCTACGCGCCGGGCTGCGGATCGCCGAGGTACCCAGCCTCGAACTGCCGCGCCGGAGCGGCCGATCCCACCTCAACGCGCTCCGCGACGGACACCGGGTGCTGCGCACCGTCCTGCGCGAGCACGCCGGCGCCGCCCGCCGCCCGGAGCGAGCGGGGGAGGACGCTTGA
- a CDS encoding glycosyltransferase family 2 protein, translated as MTETPPRTRRLAWVAIRAEQAAARRALVRARGAGPAVDRTPPRPTLTVVVCAYTMDRWDDLTAALGSLRAQDEAPAEIILVADHCHELAARASAAFPDVTVLRNRGRRGLSGARNTGVEGARGDVVAFLDDDAVAEPDWTMRLLDGYADPNVLGVGGRIRPNWDTGRPTWFPAEFDWVVGCTYRGMPEQAAPVRNLIGANMSFRRSVLLDVGGFRTDLGRVGTRPLGCEETELCLRAAARHRGGVLGYEPAAVVRHRVPAARTTWRYFRARCWAEGLSKAAVSRHAGTGRALASERSYLASTIPRALVRPFAPEPGPPKATVPALVLGVLTTALGYAAGRARGLGRDPLPTPAALAFRASGRLALPLAALLWILAMRMPVAVDRMGGLGLLDVLPALYWCALAVLTVGFAVSLLDRTARTRRYALYTGALVAMLHATPAVLYEHLRYAWAWKHVEVVDQFLRTGRTLPDAGELAPYHQWPGFFSAAATVVRGSGTPDALTMATWSPLAFDLLLIGPLVLLYRTLTRNRRIVWAAVWIYFATAWVGQDYFAPQTFAFVLYVTILALVLDRDRRPLATVGLCAPLVLAVVTAHQLTPLMLVVALGALTCSRAHRPVALPLLGLTAVAVLGWDLTVARPFVFDQFGSTWAQFGDFESNAHAGMVNLGSAEPGQVLVARVDRALTAGVALLTAAAPIRCPRLRRSPAMPLVLAPLPLLAAGAYGGEILFRVYLFALPAAAFLIAGWLAPLFGDRGRPRPRAVLLPVLFALLLTGFVFGYYGKERQNHFDDGEIAARQELARVSAPGDLIVAASNNFPGAYADYERQRHRWFAMETPALREGVVRDPVAGLSALADEYPGETAYLFLTAGQRAECEQTGLLPAGTLGRIDRALSTAPRFTLLLRDRDAVIYRIGPRPGPVR; from the coding sequence ATGACGGAGACCCCACCGCGCACCAGGCGCCTGGCCTGGGTGGCCATCCGCGCCGAGCAGGCCGCCGCCAGGCGGGCCCTGGTCCGCGCCCGCGGCGCCGGCCCTGCCGTCGACCGCACCCCGCCGCGCCCCACGCTGACCGTGGTGGTCTGCGCGTACACCATGGACCGCTGGGACGACCTCACCGCCGCCCTCGGCTCGCTCCGGGCCCAGGACGAGGCGCCCGCCGAGATCATCCTGGTCGCCGACCACTGCCACGAACTCGCCGCGCGCGCGAGCGCCGCCTTCCCCGACGTCACCGTGCTGCGCAACCGCGGCCGACGCGGCCTCTCCGGCGCCCGCAACACCGGCGTCGAGGGCGCGCGAGGCGACGTCGTGGCCTTCCTCGACGACGACGCCGTCGCCGAACCCGACTGGACCATGCGCCTGCTCGACGGCTACGCCGACCCGAACGTGCTCGGTGTCGGCGGCCGGATCCGACCCAACTGGGACACCGGCCGCCCGACCTGGTTCCCCGCCGAGTTCGACTGGGTGGTCGGCTGCACCTACCGGGGCATGCCCGAACAGGCTGCGCCGGTACGCAACCTGATCGGCGCCAACATGTCCTTCCGGCGCAGCGTGCTGCTCGACGTCGGCGGCTTCCGCACCGACCTGGGCCGCGTCGGCACCCGGCCGCTGGGCTGCGAGGAGACCGAGCTGTGCCTGCGCGCCGCGGCCCGACACCGCGGCGGCGTGCTCGGGTACGAACCGGCCGCCGTGGTCCGCCACCGGGTGCCCGCCGCGCGCACCACCTGGCGCTACTTCCGGGCCCGCTGCTGGGCCGAGGGCCTGTCCAAGGCGGCGGTCAGCCGACACGCCGGCACCGGCCGCGCACTCGCCTCCGAACGCTCCTACCTGGCCTCGACCATCCCGCGCGCCCTGGTGCGCCCGTTCGCCCCGGAACCGGGCCCGCCCAAGGCCACCGTCCCCGCGCTGGTCCTGGGCGTGCTCACCACCGCGCTCGGCTACGCCGCAGGTCGGGCACGCGGTCTGGGCCGGGACCCGCTGCCCACCCCCGCCGCGCTCGCGTTCCGCGCGTCCGGCCGGCTCGCCCTGCCGCTCGCCGCACTGCTGTGGATCCTGGCGATGCGGATGCCGGTCGCGGTGGACCGGATGGGCGGACTCGGGCTGCTCGACGTGCTGCCCGCCCTGTACTGGTGCGCACTGGCCGTGCTCACCGTCGGCTTCGCGGTGAGCCTGCTCGATCGCACCGCCCGGACCCGGCGCTACGCCCTGTACACCGGAGCCCTGGTGGCCATGCTGCACGCCACGCCGGCGGTGCTGTACGAGCACCTGCGCTACGCGTGGGCCTGGAAACACGTCGAGGTGGTCGACCAGTTCCTGCGCACCGGCCGGACCCTGCCGGACGCGGGCGAGTTGGCGCCCTACCACCAGTGGCCCGGATTCTTCTCCGCCGCGGCCACGGTCGTGCGCGGGTCCGGCACGCCCGACGCGCTGACCATGGCGACCTGGTCGCCGCTCGCCTTCGACCTGCTGCTGATCGGCCCCCTGGTCCTGCTCTACCGCACGCTCACCCGCAACCGGCGGATCGTCTGGGCGGCGGTGTGGATCTACTTCGCCACCGCCTGGGTCGGCCAGGACTACTTCGCCCCGCAGACCTTCGCGTTCGTCCTGTACGTGACCATCCTGGCGCTGGTCCTGGACCGCGACCGGCGCCCGCTCGCCACCGTCGGACTGTGCGCGCCTCTGGTGCTCGCCGTGGTGACGGCGCATCAGCTCACCCCGCTGATGCTCGTCGTCGCGCTGGGCGCGCTGACCTGCTCCCGCGCCCATCGGCCGGTCGCCCTCCCGCTGCTCGGGCTGACCGCGGTGGCCGTGCTCGGCTGGGACCTGACCGTGGCCCGACCCTTTGTTTTCGACCAATTCGGGTCCACCTGGGCCCAGTTCGGCGACTTCGAGTCGAACGCGCACGCCGGCATGGTCAATCTGGGCAGCGCCGAACCGGGACAGGTGCTGGTCGCCCGGGTGGACCGGGCGCTGACCGCGGGCGTCGCGCTGCTCACCGCCGCCGCGCCGATCCGCTGTCCGCGCCTGCGCCGCTCGCCCGCCATGCCGCTGGTGCTGGCACCGCTGCCGCTGCTCGCGGCCGGTGCGTACGGCGGCGAAATTCTTTTCCGCGTCTACCTGTTCGCGTTGCCCGCCGCCGCCTTCCTGATCGCCGGATGGCTCGCCCCGCTGTTCGGCGACCGGGGCCGGCCGCGCCCGCGCGCGGTGTTGCTGCCGGTGCTGTTCGCGCTGCTGCTCACCGGGTTCGTGTTCGGCTACTACGGCAAGGAGCGCCAGAACCACTTCGACGACGGCGAGATCGCCGCCCGGCAGGAGTTGGCCCGGGTGTCCGCGCCCGGCGATCTGATCGTCGCGGCGAGCAACAACTTCCCCGGCGCCTACGCCGATTACGAGCGGCAACGACATCGCTGGTTCGCGATGGAGACGCCCGCCCTGCGCGAGGGGGTGGTGCGCGATCCGGTGGCCGGGCTGAGCGCGCTGGCCGACGAGTATCCGGGCGAGACGGCGTACCTGTTCCTGACCGCCGGTCAGCGGGCCGAGTGCGAGCAGACCGGACTGCTTCCGGCGGGCACCCTCGGCCGCATCGACCGCGCGCTGTCCACCGCGCCCCGGTTCACCCTGCTGCTGCGCGACCGGGACGCGGTGATCTACCGGATCGGCCCACGACCGGGACCCGTGCGATGA